The Streptomyces phaeolivaceus genome has a window encoding:
- a CDS encoding class I SAM-dependent methyltransferase — protein MDLSTATAARWVERWERQQRRYAVDREERFEVIADLVEHVTRDCPAPLVLDLGSGPGCLAARLADRLPTAEVLAVDADPLLLELGSAHYGSALRYVRTLIGEPGWLDTLALARPVDAVVSTTALHYLGADTLRRVYRDLAGLLRPGGILINGDHISPDSAKVSELAIDIGRRRAARSAGSLTEDWESWWSSAATDPELAPLLSRADDGGRPLCEGNDLTLSGHVALLREAGFDHVGAVWQVGPSHVLAAVR, from the coding sequence ATGGATCTGAGTACGGCGACGGCGGCGCGTTGGGTGGAGCGCTGGGAACGTCAGCAGCGGCGGTACGCGGTCGACCGCGAGGAGCGGTTCGAGGTCATCGCGGATCTGGTCGAGCATGTGACGCGCGACTGCCCCGCGCCCCTCGTCCTCGATCTGGGCAGCGGCCCCGGCTGTCTGGCGGCCCGCCTCGCCGACCGGCTGCCGACGGCCGAGGTGCTCGCCGTGGACGCCGACCCGCTCCTCCTGGAACTCGGCAGCGCCCACTACGGCAGCGCCCTGCGGTACGTCAGGACGCTGATCGGCGAGCCGGGCTGGCTCGACACGCTCGCCCTGGCCCGCCCGGTGGACGCGGTGGTGTCGACGACCGCCCTGCACTATCTGGGCGCGGACACCCTGCGGCGGGTCTACCGGGACCTCGCCGGGCTGCTGCGGCCCGGCGGCATCCTGATCAACGGTGACCACATCAGCCCGGACTCGGCCAAGGTGTCCGAACTCGCGATCGACATCGGTCGCCGTCGGGCCGCGCGGAGCGCCGGGTCGCTCACCGAGGACTGGGAGTCCTGGTGGTCGAGCGCGGCCACCGACCCGGAGCTGGCCCCGCTCCTCTCCCGGGCCGACGACGGCGGGCGCCCCCTCTGCGAGGGCAACGATCTGACCCTCTCCGGCCATGTCGCCCTGCTCCGCGAGGCGGGCTTCGACCATGTGGGAGCGGTCTGGCAGGTGGGGCCCAGTCATGTCCTGGCCGCCGTCCGGTGA
- the rox gene encoding rifampin monooxygenase, producing MIDVIVVGGGPTGLMLASELRLAGVETVVLEKLTAPTGESRGQGLHARGVEVMDQRGLLDRFLAVSKKFQVGGLFGGIMKPWPESLDTAHAYGVATPQPVTERLLQERALELGADLRRGRELTGLSQDEHGVTAELADGTRLAARYLVGCDGGRSVVRKLLGVGFPGEPARVETLLGDMRATEDPATIAAAVAEVAKTQLRFGLAPLDDGHYRVIVPAEGVSEDRATPPTLDEFKRRLRAFAGTDFGVHSPRWLSRFGDATRQAEHYRVGRVLLAGDAAHIHPPTGGQGLNLGVQDAFNLGWKLAAEVNGWAPEGLLDTYHTERHPVGARVLDNTRAQITLLGSEPGPTALRELLSKLMDFEEVNRYVTGMITAVDVRYDFGEGHDLLGRRMRDVRLKRGRLYELTHEGRGLLLDRTGALSVEGWADRVDHVVDTAEELDVPAVLLRPDGHVAWAGEDQRDLLDHLPRWFGAATG from the coding sequence ATGATCGACGTGATCGTCGTCGGCGGTGGACCGACCGGACTGATGCTGGCGAGCGAGCTGCGGCTGGCAGGGGTGGAGACGGTGGTCCTGGAGAAGCTCACCGCACCGACCGGGGAGTCCCGGGGACAGGGCCTGCACGCGCGCGGTGTCGAGGTGATGGACCAGCGAGGTCTGCTGGACCGGTTCCTCGCGGTCAGCAAGAAGTTCCAGGTCGGCGGGCTCTTCGGCGGGATCATGAAGCCATGGCCGGAGAGCCTGGACACGGCCCACGCGTACGGTGTGGCCACCCCGCAGCCGGTCACCGAGCGTCTGCTCCAGGAGCGGGCCCTCGAACTCGGCGCGGATCTGCGGCGCGGCCGGGAACTGACCGGTCTGAGCCAGGACGAGCACGGCGTGACGGCGGAGCTGGCGGACGGCACCCGGCTGGCCGCCCGCTATCTCGTCGGCTGCGACGGGGGCCGCAGCGTGGTGCGCAAACTGCTCGGCGTCGGCTTCCCGGGCGAGCCCGCCAGGGTCGAGACGCTGCTCGGCGACATGCGGGCGACCGAGGACCCGGCGACGATCGCGGCGGCCGTCGCGGAGGTCGCCAAGACTCAACTGCGGTTCGGGCTAGCCCCCTTGGACGACGGTCACTATCGCGTCATCGTTCCGGCCGAGGGCGTGTCCGAGGACCGTGCGACCCCGCCCACCCTCGACGAGTTCAAGCGGCGGCTGCGGGCCTTCGCGGGCACCGACTTCGGGGTGCACTCACCGCGCTGGCTGTCCCGGTTCGGCGACGCCACCCGGCAGGCCGAGCACTACCGGGTCGGCCGGGTGCTGCTGGCCGGCGACGCGGCGCACATCCACCCGCCGACCGGCGGACAGGGGCTCAACCTCGGTGTCCAGGACGCCTTCAACCTGGGCTGGAAGCTGGCCGCCGAGGTCAACGGCTGGGCGCCGGAAGGGCTGTTGGACACCTACCACACCGAGCGGCACCCGGTGGGCGCCCGGGTGCTGGACAACACCCGCGCGCAGATCACCCTGCTCGGCTCCGAGCCGGGCCCGACCGCGCTGCGGGAGCTGCTCTCGAAGCTGATGGACTTCGAGGAGGTGAACCGGTACGTGACGGGGATGATCACCGCGGTCGACGTCCGCTACGACTTCGGCGAGGGCCACGATCTGCTCGGCCGGCGGATGCGGGACGTCCGGCTGAAGCGGGGACGCCTGTACGAGCTGACGCACGAGGGCCGGGGCCTGCTGCTGGACCGCACCGGCGCCCTCTCGGTGGAGGGCTGGGCGGACCGCGTCGACCACGTCGTCGACACCGCCGAGGAACTGGACGTGCCCGCGGTGCTGCTGCGCCCCGACGGACATGTGGCCTGGGCCGGCGAGGACCAGCGGGACCTGCTCGACCACCTTCCGCGCTGGTTCGGCGCGGCCACGGGCTGA
- a CDS encoding glutamate--cysteine ligase 2, translated as MRTVGVEEELLLVDPESGEPQARAAAVLARAAREGAGQDVFEKELHDEQMEFATHPQSAMTDLGAEIVRCRRDAARHAEGLGGAVVALATSPLPVSPTITMNSRYRWMAREFGLPTQVQLVCGCHVHVSVESDEEGVAVLDRMRPWLSILRALSANSPFWQGRDSLYASYRSQVWDMWPMAGPTDVFGSAERYHRCVENLIATGVVRDEGMIYFDARLSQRYPTVEIRVADVCLHPDTAVLVAALARGLVETAAREWRAGVEPLGHSAGLLRLATWRAARSGMSENLVDPSTMRPRPAAEVIHALLDHVGEALADHGDADLAHAAVAELMGRGNGARVQREVMERTGSLREVVTACVRHTQA; from the coding sequence GTGCGTACCGTCGGAGTGGAAGAAGAACTCCTGCTGGTGGATCCCGAGAGCGGCGAGCCGCAGGCGCGGGCCGCGGCGGTGCTCGCGCGGGCCGCGCGGGAGGGCGCGGGACAGGACGTGTTCGAGAAGGAGCTGCACGACGAGCAGATGGAGTTCGCCACCCATCCGCAGTCGGCGATGACCGACCTCGGCGCGGAGATCGTCCGCTGCCGCAGGGACGCGGCCCGCCACGCGGAGGGGCTCGGCGGCGCGGTCGTGGCACTGGCCACGTCGCCGCTGCCGGTGAGCCCGACGATCACCATGAACAGCAGGTACCGGTGGATGGCCCGGGAGTTCGGTCTGCCCACGCAGGTGCAGCTGGTCTGCGGCTGCCATGTCCATGTGTCGGTGGAGTCCGACGAGGAAGGGGTCGCCGTCCTGGACCGGATGCGGCCGTGGCTGTCGATCCTGCGGGCCCTGAGCGCCAACTCGCCCTTCTGGCAGGGCCGTGACAGCCTGTACGCCAGCTATCGCAGTCAGGTGTGGGACATGTGGCCGATGGCCGGGCCGACGGACGTCTTCGGCTCGGCGGAGCGCTACCACCGGTGCGTGGAGAACCTGATCGCCACCGGCGTCGTACGCGACGAGGGCATGATCTACTTCGACGCGCGGCTCTCCCAGCGGTATCCGACCGTCGAGATCCGGGTCGCGGACGTCTGTCTGCACCCCGACACCGCCGTCCTGGTCGCGGCCCTCGCCCGGGGACTCGTGGAGACCGCGGCACGTGAGTGGCGTGCCGGTGTCGAGCCGCTCGGGCACAGTGCGGGGCTGCTGCGGCTGGCCACCTGGCGGGCCGCCCGCTCCGGGATGTCGGAGAACCTCGTGGATCCCTCGACGATGCGGCCCCGGCCCGCCGCCGAGGTGATCCACGCGCTGCTCGACCACGTCGGGGAGGCACTGGCCGACCACGGGGACGCCGACCTGGCCCATGCCGCCGTGGCGGAGCTGATGGGGCGCGGGAACGGGGCCCGGGTGCAGCGTGAGGTGATGGAGCGGACCGGCAGCCTGCGCGAGGTCGTCACGGCCTGTGTACGGCACACCCAGGCCTGA
- a CDS encoding SpoIIE family protein phosphatase: MSAWSPENTEEQPPGPAVRSPDGLPDLLHAGMYVVDDNGSIVAVNARAETLLGRTAGELVGRDAHGLLHRDHLGQTMPRAACSMMRAFLSGRTGGGDREWFRRGDATLLPVSWLVTPCRLDGGGTGAAVLFYDGDPGEGPSPTAGPPSLSQLDRLALLAETTTRLTSTLDADEAVARLVRLVVPRLADWAIVDLITESDDVWRTTVATHRGGVVVRREELEGPLPPVHEESLMPLSRALRGAASALAGPETYQGPPDSGITVAQQKLFKETGLRSAAIAPIRGPRAVLGALTLGLSERPGTFTDAELSLLEDIARRAGLALENARLYQRQRHIAETMQRHLLPQMPEVPGLLMAARYDSASESSQVGGDWYDVFPLADGSTAVAIGDVVGHNIDAAAGMAQVRNMLRAYAWALAEPPSAIVERLDQAVVNVAEASMATLIFGRVERSAEEWTLRWTNAGHPPPLLITHDGRSRFLDEEHDHLLGTGLIRARTDTHTTLPPLSTLVLYTDGLIESPRHALDRGMSRLRQHAAALVHRPLHVFCDLLLERARPVDNDDDVALLVFRTPAAGGGTGDR; this comes from the coding sequence ATGAGCGCGTGGAGTCCGGAGAACACCGAGGAGCAGCCGCCGGGCCCGGCCGTGCGCTCACCGGACGGGCTGCCCGATCTGCTGCACGCCGGTATGTACGTGGTGGACGACAACGGCTCGATCGTCGCGGTGAACGCGCGGGCGGAGACCCTGCTCGGCCGGACGGCCGGTGAACTCGTCGGCCGCGACGCCCATGGGCTGCTGCACCGCGACCACCTCGGGCAGACGATGCCCCGGGCGGCGTGCTCCATGATGCGCGCGTTCCTCAGCGGCCGTACGGGCGGCGGGGACCGCGAGTGGTTCCGGCGCGGCGACGCCACACTGCTGCCGGTGTCCTGGCTGGTCACCCCGTGCCGGCTCGACGGGGGCGGGACCGGGGCGGCGGTCCTCTTCTACGACGGCGACCCGGGAGAGGGCCCGTCACCGACCGCCGGGCCGCCGTCCCTGTCGCAGCTGGACCGGCTGGCGCTGCTGGCGGAGACGACGACCCGGCTGACCTCCACGCTGGACGCCGACGAGGCGGTGGCACGCCTGGTCCGGCTGGTGGTGCCACGGCTGGCGGACTGGGCGATCGTGGACCTGATCACCGAGAGCGACGACGTGTGGCGGACCACGGTGGCGACCCATCGCGGCGGTGTCGTGGTGCGGCGCGAGGAGCTGGAGGGCCCGCTGCCGCCGGTGCACGAGGAGTCGTTGATGCCGCTGTCGCGGGCGCTGCGCGGGGCGGCGTCGGCGCTGGCGGGGCCCGAGACGTATCAGGGGCCGCCCGACTCGGGGATCACGGTCGCGCAGCAGAAGCTGTTCAAGGAGACGGGGCTGCGCTCGGCGGCCATCGCCCCCATCCGCGGGCCGCGCGCGGTGCTCGGCGCCCTCACGCTCGGCCTCAGCGAACGGCCGGGCACCTTCACCGACGCCGAGCTGTCGCTGCTGGAGGACATCGCCCGCCGGGCCGGGCTGGCACTGGAGAACGCGCGGCTGTACCAGCGCCAGCGGCACATAGCGGAGACCATGCAGCGTCATCTGCTGCCCCAGATGCCGGAGGTGCCGGGGCTGCTGATGGCGGCACGCTACGACTCGGCGTCGGAGTCCTCGCAGGTCGGCGGCGACTGGTACGACGTGTTCCCGCTGGCCGACGGGTCCACGGCGGTGGCCATCGGGGACGTCGTCGGCCACAACATCGACGCGGCGGCCGGGATGGCGCAGGTCCGCAACATGCTCCGGGCGTACGCCTGGGCACTGGCGGAACCGCCGAGCGCGATCGTGGAACGGCTGGACCAGGCCGTGGTGAACGTGGCCGAGGCGTCCATGGCGACCCTGATCTTCGGCCGGGTGGAGCGGAGCGCCGAGGAGTGGACGCTGCGCTGGACCAACGCGGGGCATCCGCCGCCGCTGCTGATCACCCATGACGGCCGGTCCAGGTTCCTGGACGAGGAGCACGACCATCTGCTCGGCACGGGACTGATACGGGCGCGCACCGACACGCACACCACGCTCCCGCCGCTGTCCACGCTGGTGCTGTACACGGACGGTCTGATCGAGTCTCCGCGGCACGCCCTCGACCGGGGCATGTCCCGGCTGCGCCAGCACGCGGCGGCGCTCGTCCACCGGCCGCTGCACGTGTTCTGCGATCTGCTCCTGGAGCGCGCCCGTCCCGTCGACAACGACGACGACGTGGCGCTGCTGGTCTTCCGCACCCCTGCCGCGGGCGGTGGGACGGGTGACCGGTAG
- a CDS encoding ATP-binding protein — translation MATEPRRDDELTAEEIHDSHAAFDGELGDVTGARTAAEGFLGTLSRTEPPAAAEHWDDILLVVTELAANAVQYAPGRFELTMRRTLDGVHVTLGDTSRTSPAPRPFSPSKGGGGIGWYLIHTLCDEVSVVVRDDGKDVHVFLPW, via the coding sequence ATGGCGACAGAGCCACGTAGGGACGACGAACTGACCGCCGAGGAGATTCACGACAGCCACGCCGCCTTCGACGGAGAACTCGGCGACGTGACGGGGGCCCGTACGGCCGCTGAGGGGTTCCTGGGCACGCTCTCGCGCACCGAACCGCCGGCCGCCGCCGAGCACTGGGACGACATCCTGCTGGTGGTCACCGAACTGGCGGCCAACGCGGTGCAGTACGCGCCGGGGCGGTTCGAGCTGACGATGCGCCGCACCCTGGACGGGGTGCATGTGACGCTCGGGGACACGAGCAGGACGTCGCCCGCGCCGCGCCCCTTCAGCCCCAGCAAGGGCGGCGGCGGTATCGGCTGGTATCTGATCCACACGCTGTGCGACGAGGTGAGCGTGGTGGTGCGTGACGACGGCAAGGACGTGCACGTCTTCCTGCCCTGGTGA
- a CDS encoding ATP-binding protein, with product MNHDLMNPDTAPAEAPSARTSRPPVAITTAAAARRHVREFVVERWRSPAGPPSEQAMIDLILVVSELVTNAVRHGGGIAGFDVALTSEGVRLSVRDYSAAVPVGLHGPGVLPRVHEGSGYGWPLINRLSSEVDVERRASGGKTISVLVPLA from the coding sequence ATGAACCACGACCTCATGAACCCTGACACCGCTCCCGCCGAAGCACCGTCCGCACGGACCTCCCGGCCGCCCGTGGCGATCACCACCGCCGCGGCCGCCCGTCGCCATGTGCGGGAGTTCGTGGTCGAGCGGTGGCGTTCCCCGGCCGGACCGCCTAGCGAGCAGGCGATGATCGATCTCATCCTCGTCGTCTCCGAACTGGTCACCAACGCGGTCCGGCACGGCGGCGGCATCGCCGGATTCGACGTCGCCCTCACCTCCGAGGGCGTACGGCTGAGCGTGCGGGACTACAGCGCCGCCGTCCCCGTGGGCCTGCACGGACCCGGTGTACTGCCCCGGGTCCACGAGGGCAGCGGATACGGCTGGCCGCTGATCAACCGGCTGTCCAGCGAGGTCGACGTCGAGCGCCGCGCGTCCGGCGGCAAGACCATCAGCGTCCTGGTGCCGCTGGCCTGA
- a CDS encoding RNA polymerase sigma factor SigF, producing the protein MLVNVSAQASGTSVRPGTPARRAHDDAPDTATAFARLAAMDTGPERDRVRDELVRDWLPMAHRIAGRFRNRGESLEDLRQVAAMGLVKAVDRYEPERGAFESYAVPTITGEIKRHFRDRMWTLRVPRRVQDLRNKVRVARRELSQTSGGSAEPSVADIAALAGLTEEEVNAGMEALDSFSALSLDAEMASGDDGYSLADTLGAPDAAYDVVVDREAAKQGLRRLPERERAILYMRFFEDMTQSRIADHLGISQMHVSRLISRSCARVRDEALGGSGAGLPSDPGSHGPCPSGYAASHEQ; encoded by the coding sequence ATGCTGGTCAACGTGTCCGCACAAGCTTCCGGTACATCCGTACGTCCCGGCACCCCCGCCAGGAGGGCGCACGACGACGCCCCCGACACCGCCACCGCCTTCGCCCGGCTCGCGGCGATGGACACCGGCCCCGAACGCGACCGGGTACGCGACGAACTCGTCCGGGACTGGCTGCCGATGGCGCACCGCATCGCCGGCCGCTTCCGCAACCGCGGCGAGTCGCTGGAGGATCTGCGCCAGGTCGCCGCGATGGGCCTGGTCAAGGCGGTGGACCGCTACGAGCCCGAACGGGGCGCGTTCGAGAGCTACGCCGTGCCCACCATCACCGGCGAGATCAAGAGGCACTTCCGCGACCGGATGTGGACCCTGCGCGTCCCCCGGCGGGTGCAGGACCTCCGCAACAAGGTGCGCGTGGCACGCCGCGAACTCAGCCAGACCTCCGGCGGCTCCGCCGAACCCTCGGTCGCCGACATCGCCGCCCTCGCGGGGCTCACCGAGGAGGAGGTCAACGCCGGGATGGAGGCGCTCGACAGCTTCAGCGCCCTGTCGCTGGACGCGGAGATGGCCTCCGGCGACGACGGCTACAGCCTCGCCGACACCCTCGGCGCGCCCGACGCGGCGTACGACGTGGTCGTGGACCGGGAGGCGGCCAAGCAAGGGCTCCGCCGGCTGCCCGAACGCGAACGCGCCATCCTCTACATGCGCTTCTTCGAGGACATGACGCAGAGCCGTATCGCCGACCACCTCGGCATCTCCCAGATGCACGTCTCCCGCCTCATCAGCCGCAGCTGCGCCCGCGTCCGCGACGAGGCCCTCGGCGGGAGCGGTGCGGGGCTCCCCTCGGATCCCGGCAGCCATGGTCCGTGCCCGAGCGGGTATGCGGCGTCTCATGAACAGTGA
- a CDS encoding RNA polymerase sigma factor SigF yields MADGVGLPLIEDPSQVKPKDAREMSRQFFDRLAVLEEGTHTYQYVRNTLIEMNLSLVRYAASRFRGREDSLEDIVQVGTIGLIKAIDRFELAREVEFTTFAVPYIVGEIKRFFRDTSWAVHVPRRLQEARVELARATDELQSRLGRMPTTRELSELMSLSEEEVIEARKASNGYNTSSLDAALTSEGGEDGDTALGDLIGEEDPSLQLVEDFHSLAPLITELDDRERRIIHLRFVEEQTQSQIAEQLGVSQMHVSRLISRIIKRLRAGLLEPGVA; encoded by the coding sequence ATGGCGGACGGGGTGGGCCTGCCCCTGATCGAGGACCCGTCGCAGGTCAAGCCGAAGGACGCGCGGGAGATGTCGCGTCAGTTCTTCGACCGGCTCGCCGTGCTGGAAGAGGGCACGCACACGTATCAGTACGTGCGCAACACGCTGATCGAGATGAACCTCTCGCTCGTGCGGTACGCGGCCTCGCGGTTCCGCGGCCGGGAGGACTCCCTGGAGGACATCGTCCAGGTCGGGACGATCGGGCTGATCAAGGCCATCGACCGGTTCGAGCTGGCCCGGGAGGTGGAGTTCACCACGTTCGCCGTGCCGTACATCGTCGGCGAGATCAAGCGGTTCTTCCGGGACACCAGCTGGGCGGTGCATGTGCCGCGACGGCTGCAGGAGGCGCGGGTGGAGCTGGCCCGCGCGACGGACGAGCTGCAGTCCCGGCTGGGCCGGATGCCGACGACGCGTGAGCTGTCGGAGCTGATGTCGCTGTCCGAGGAGGAGGTCATCGAGGCGCGCAAGGCGTCCAACGGCTACAACACCTCCTCCCTCGACGCGGCGCTGACCTCCGAGGGCGGCGAGGACGGCGACACCGCGCTGGGCGACCTGATCGGCGAGGAGGACCCGTCGCTGCAACTCGTCGAGGACTTCCACTCCTTGGCGCCGTTGATCACCGAACTCGACGACCGTGAGCGGCGGATCATCCATCTGCGGTTCGTGGAGGAGCAGACCCAGTCGCAGATCGCCGAGCAGCTCGGGGTGTCCCAGATGCATGTCTCCCGGCTGATCAGCCGCATCATCAAGCGGCTGCGGGCGGGGCTCCTGGAGCCCGGGGTCGCCTGA
- a CDS encoding STAS domain-containing protein has translation MSVAHDPLSITVDLPRDDAVLLTIEGELDIDTATELRHHLANQLRHGRRHFLLDVSAVPFMDSSGMNIILRTYQEVRRIPGGVYVIAPAPAVRRILDLTGVSLTVATVDSVAEALAAVDSGQVARHPDEPPVQE, from the coding sequence GTGTCCGTTGCCCACGATCCCCTGTCGATCACGGTCGATCTGCCCCGGGACGACGCCGTGCTGCTCACGATCGAGGGGGAACTGGACATCGACACGGCGACCGAGCTGCGACATCATCTGGCCAATCAACTACGCCACGGCCGAAGGCACTTCCTGCTCGACGTGTCGGCGGTCCCCTTCATGGACTCGTCCGGCATGAACATCATCCTGCGGACGTATCAGGAGGTGCGGCGGATCCCCGGCGGTGTGTATGTCATCGCCCCGGCGCCGGCCGTGCGCCGGATACTCGATCTCACCGGTGTGAGCCTCACCGTGGCCACGGTGGACAGCGTGGCCGAGGCACTGGCCGCCGTGGACTCGGGGCAGGTCGCCCGGCATCCGGACGAGCCTCCGGTGCAGGAGTAG
- a CDS encoding MarR family winged helix-turn-helix transcriptional regulator: MTSEAAELLEVLWGRASTAPVSASQIRVLFILEHNDGINLRMLADALGSTPPSTSRLCDRLEAVGFVERHASTASRRELCLRLSRRGQAFLVDLRARRERALGSVLEQMPAGKRTALLEGLEAFCAAAAAQIHEGDATDARSA; the protein is encoded by the coding sequence GTGACCTCCGAGGCGGCCGAACTGCTGGAGGTCCTGTGGGGGCGCGCCTCGACGGCACCGGTGTCCGCGTCCCAGATCCGGGTGCTGTTCATCCTGGAGCACAACGACGGCATCAATCTGCGCATGCTCGCCGACGCCCTCGGCTCCACCCCGCCCTCCACCAGCCGCCTGTGCGACCGCCTGGAGGCGGTGGGCTTCGTCGAGCGCCACGCCAGCACGGCCAGCAGGCGCGAACTGTGTCTGCGGCTGAGCCGGCGCGGACAGGCCTTCCTGGTGGACCTGCGCGCCCGGCGGGAACGGGCCCTCGGGTCCGTGCTGGAGCAGATGCCCGCGGGGAAGCGGACCGCGCTGCTGGAGGGGCTGGAGGCGTTCTGCGCCGCCGCGGCGGCACAGATCCACGAGGGCGACGCCACCGACGCGCGGAGCGCCTGA
- a CDS encoding PP2C family protein-serine/threonine phosphatase, producing MAAERALRSAAPHHLVDAFRDVLGAEWSARDVEFYLADYSLTTLRPTSAHPDSPDPLPVHDGPAGRAFGAREPCVERRGEGPVRAYLPVTVRGDRLGVPGVTLPSAAHADACLGELAELAGVLGHELVVAERDTDVYVRARRSSRLTLAAEMQWQLLPGRSSSRAEYALGGQLEPAYAVFGDNFDWSADADRLMLYVTNGMGEGIEASLLTHLGINALRNARRAGLPVADQAALADQAVHARYGGASHLSVLLLDLNLATGHLEIVDAGSPRTLLLRDGNVGVVALDAQLPLGMFEETDYSAQEVRIEPGDRLVFVSDGVYSVATPSGETYGERALARAVNATRLLPAADVPGAVLRELSGHRGTPEADDDALVVCLDWFGREEACPPHR from the coding sequence GTGGCAGCCGAACGGGCCCTGCGCTCCGCTGCTCCGCACCACCTGGTGGACGCGTTCCGCGACGTACTGGGCGCCGAATGGTCGGCGCGGGACGTCGAGTTCTACCTGGCCGACTACTCGCTCACCACGCTGCGGCCCACGTCCGCGCACCCGGATTCCCCGGATCCGCTGCCGGTCCACGACGGTCCGGCCGGGCGGGCGTTCGGGGCGCGGGAACCGTGTGTGGAGCGGCGTGGCGAGGGCCCTGTGCGGGCGTATCTGCCGGTCACCGTGCGCGGTGACCGGCTGGGTGTGCCGGGTGTGACCCTGCCGTCCGCCGCGCACGCCGACGCGTGCCTGGGTGAACTGGCCGAGCTGGCCGGGGTGCTGGGCCATGAGCTGGTCGTGGCGGAGCGGGACACCGATGTGTACGTCCGGGCGCGTCGCTCCAGCAGGCTGACGCTGGCGGCGGAGATGCAGTGGCAGTTGCTGCCGGGGCGCTCCTCCAGCCGGGCCGAGTACGCGCTCGGCGGTCAACTGGAGCCCGCCTACGCCGTCTTCGGCGACAACTTCGACTGGTCCGCCGACGCCGACCGGCTGATGCTGTACGTCACCAACGGCATGGGCGAGGGCATCGAGGCGTCCCTGCTGACCCATCTGGGGATCAACGCGCTGCGCAACGCCCGCCGGGCGGGGCTGCCCGTCGCCGACCAGGCGGCCCTGGCCGACCAGGCCGTGCACGCCCGGTACGGCGGGGCCTCGCATCTGTCGGTGCTTCTGCTGGATCTGAATCTGGCCACCGGGCACCTGGAGATCGTCGACGCGGGCTCCCCGCGGACGCTGCTGCTGCGCGACGGGAACGTCGGCGTCGTCGCGCTCGACGCGCAGCTGCCGCTGGGGATGTTCGAGGAGACGGACTACAGCGCCCAGGAGGTGCGGATCGAACCGGGCGACCGGCTGGTCTTCGTCAGCGACGGGGTGTACTCGGTCGCCACGCCCTCCGGGGAGACGTACGGGGAACGGGCGCTGGCCCGCGCGGTCAACGCCACCCGGCTGCTGCCCGCCGCCGACGTGCCCGGCGCGGTGCTCAGGGAGCTGTCCGGTCACCGCGGGACACCCGAGGCGGACGACGACGCGCTCGTGGTCTGTCTCGACTGGTTCGGCCGGGAGGAGGCCTGCCCGCCCCACCGATGA
- a CDS encoding SAM-dependent methyltransferase: MAEGHPTPDQEALSKIDTTVPHSARIWNYWMGGKDNYEVDREAGDAYRVIAPNIETMARASRVYLIRTVTFVARERGIRQFLDIGTGLPTYDNTHQVAQKAAPESRIVYVDNDPLVLRHAQALLTSTPEGVTDYVDADLHDPDTILEAAGKILDLDKPVALMLMGILGHIQDYEEAKEIVRRLQAALPSGSYFVHYDSTDTDAELKRAQEGYDDTGAVPYVLRSPRQLHAYYEGLELLEPGIVSCPLWRAEPGTAPEPTDVYGGVAYKA; the protein is encoded by the coding sequence ATGGCAGAAGGCCACCCCACTCCCGATCAGGAAGCCCTGTCGAAGATCGACACCACGGTGCCGCACTCGGCCCGCATCTGGAACTACTGGATGGGCGGCAAGGACAACTACGAGGTCGACCGTGAGGCGGGCGACGCCTACCGGGTGATCGCCCCCAACATCGAGACGATGGCCCGCGCCTCCCGCGTCTACCTCATCCGCACGGTCACCTTCGTGGCCCGCGAGCGCGGAATCCGCCAGTTCCTGGACATCGGCACCGGCCTTCCGACGTACGACAACACCCACCAGGTCGCCCAGAAGGCCGCCCCGGAGTCCCGCATCGTCTACGTCGACAACGACCCGCTGGTACTGCGGCACGCGCAGGCGCTGCTCACCAGCACCCCGGAAGGGGTCACCGACTACGTCGACGCCGATCTGCACGACCCGGACACCATCCTCGAAGCCGCCGGGAAGATCCTCGACCTCGACAAGCCGGTGGCGCTGATGCTGATGGGCATCCTCGGCCACATCCAGGACTACGAGGAGGCCAAGGAGATCGTCCGCCGCCTCCAGGCCGCCCTGCCGTCCGGCAGCTACTTCGTCCACTACGACAGCACGGACACCGACGCCGAACTCAAGCGCGCCCAGGAGGGCTACGACGACACCGGCGCCGTCCCGTACGTCCTGCGCAGCCCCCGCCAGCTGCACGCCTACTACGAGGGCCTGGAACTGCTGGAGCCCGGCATCGTCTCCTGCCCGCTGTGGCGGGCCGAACCGGGCACCGCCCCGGAACCGACCGACGTCTACGGGGGAGTGGCCTACAAGGCGTAG